A DNA window from Porites lutea chromosome 6, jaPorLute2.1, whole genome shotgun sequence contains the following coding sequences:
- the LOC140941707 gene encoding uncharacterized protein, with the protein MAAPRRKGYRPTERDLNSPWRRSYSPASTLVNGNAYSPHMPRKRESSASPIDQEYKKNVDFLKREWAKLEAERNRQKETVTEYAPREMVVQDFQPFDLDSFLESLHQRQQQEQQDQ; encoded by the exons atggcggcacCCAGAAGGAAAG GGTATCGTCCAACCGAACGTGATTTGAATTCGCCATGGAGAAG ATCTTATTCTCCAGCATCAACACTTGTGAATGGCAATGCATACTCACCACACATGCCACGCAAGAGAGAATCATCTGCATCACCAATCGACCAAGAGTACAAGAAGAATGTAGATTTTTTGAAAAGAG AATGGGCAAAATTGGAGGCAGAAAGGAATAGACAGAAAG AGACAGTAACGGAATATGCTCCACGAGAAATGGTTGTGCAAG attttcagCCATTTGATTTGGATTCATTCCTTGAAAGTCTTCACCAGCGCCAGCAACAAGAGCAACAGGATCAATAG